In a genomic window of Acidimicrobiales bacterium:
- a CDS encoding amidase family protein, protein MDLAGFSATEQKALLDAGRASCRELLASCRYRAELTEPVVNAIPTTDWETAEALAGRLDDDPELSAGAPLRGLVTAHKDLADTAGVRTTYGSPVYAEHIPEEDSPLVAHLRGTGLVSIGKTNTPEFGKGSHTFNPVHGLTRNPWDPAKSAGGSSGGAAVALACGSVSVADGSDLGGSLRNPASFNGVVGFRPTSGAIIHDVVRDPRIRQPMSGPMGRTVADVALLLGAMTDQVVAPDPASERPRVAFSPDLGDLPLDPEVRAATRNAADMLADAGWDIVEACPDLTGADRCFEDLRGLSMALSFAHLVDDDRVKETARYEIGLGLAMGVNRIAEAVEAEQHLRASWGRFFAVGSFDMLLSATSQVPPFPVGIEWVEEIDGVHFDQYTHWMRSCSRITVPGGPAVSVPAGFTADGLPVGVQLAAPRDHDHALIAFAAAAEEVFGPCPAPDLGALAVLDPATLPPGPLG, encoded by the coding sequence ATGGACCTCGCCGGCTTTTCCGCCACCGAGCAGAAGGCGCTGCTGGACGCCGGTCGGGCATCCTGCCGCGAGTTGCTGGCCTCCTGCCGGTACCGGGCGGAACTGACCGAGCCGGTGGTAAACGCCATCCCGACCACCGACTGGGAGACCGCCGAGGCCCTCGCCGGACGCCTCGACGACGACCCGGAGCTGTCGGCCGGGGCGCCGCTGCGGGGCCTTGTCACCGCCCACAAGGACCTGGCCGACACGGCCGGCGTGCGGACCACCTACGGCTCGCCAGTCTACGCAGAGCACATCCCCGAGGAAGACAGCCCACTCGTCGCCCACCTGCGAGGTACGGGGCTGGTCTCGATCGGCAAGACGAATACCCCGGAATTCGGCAAGGGATCCCACACCTTCAACCCGGTGCACGGCCTGACCCGCAATCCGTGGGACCCCGCCAAGAGCGCCGGCGGTTCCAGCGGGGGGGCCGCCGTAGCCCTGGCCTGCGGATCGGTCTCGGTCGCCGACGGATCCGACCTGGGTGGCTCCCTACGCAACCCAGCCTCCTTCAACGGCGTCGTGGGTTTTCGCCCCACCTCCGGCGCCATCATTCACGACGTGGTCCGTGATCCTCGGATCCGGCAACCCATGTCCGGGCCGATGGGTCGAACAGTGGCCGACGTGGCGCTCCTGCTGGGCGCCATGACCGATCAGGTGGTCGCCCCGGATCCTGCCAGCGAGAGGCCCCGGGTGGCCTTCTCCCCCGATCTGGGGGACCTCCCCTTGGATCCCGAGGTGCGTGCGGCGACCCGGAATGCTGCGGACATGCTGGCCGATGCAGGCTGGGACATCGTGGAGGCCTGCCCCGACCTGACCGGCGCCGACCGCTGCTTCGAGGACCTCCGCGGCCTCTCCATGGCACTCAGCTTCGCCCATCTCGTCGACGACGACCGGGTAAAGGAGACGGCCCGATACGAGATCGGTCTCGGGCTGGCGATGGGCGTCAACCGTATAGCCGAGGCGGTCGAGGCCGAGCAGCACCTACGGGCGAGCTGGGGTCGCTTCTTCGCGGTGGGCAGTTTCGACATGCTCCTGAGCGCCACCAGTCAGGTTCCGCCGTTCCCGGTCGGCATCGAGTGGGTGGAAGAGATCGACGGCGTCCACTTCGACCAGTACACGCACTGGATGCGGTCCTGCTCGCGGATCACAGTGCCCGGCGGTCCGGCCGTGTCGGTTCCCGCTGGCTTCACGGCCGACGGACTCCCTGTCGGCGTCCAGCTCGCCGCGCCTCGGGATCACGACCACGCCCTGATCGCCTTCGCCGCAGCCGCCGAGGAGGTGTTCGGCCCCTGTCCGGCCCCGGACCTGGGCGCCCTGGCAGTTCTTGACCCTGCCACCCTTCCGCCGGGGCCCCTGGGGTAA
- a CDS encoding MFS transporter, which yields MNIAPAGGSAAGTGRNSAVSSLLGVWALFLAFLFLQVGTGLQRILLPMRAESEGFSAGSMGMVMAIHFAGYLLGAKGIIRALASVGHIRVFAALASTASTAVLVNAVLVFPASWAAVYFVGGVCNAGVLVILESWLNDRATNETRGSILGAYMMIMMGGTAIGQLLLNVGSPDGFELFVLSSVLISLAVVPVTLSASTAAPVPSSDPMPLRELYRTIPAAVVGIILCSFVQAASTSMAAVFGTESGLGAGRITLFTSAAVIGAITLQIPLGRLSDRYPRRAVIMVTAATSCGLAVIGALISASSVAIIVVNMAFGAFVFPLYGQFVALANDWVTPEKRVAAASTLVLASSFGAMAAPMGIGMALEAFGPSAYFWSLAVCLAVLTVYLAYRVRVRQAVPVERQSTFQPILARSGEIAHSVGRWVLHPLAGWQHHHHRHECEIDERHPSHWTWPSDGAGG from the coding sequence GTGAACATCGCGCCGGCCGGGGGGTCGGCGGCGGGCACGGGCCGGAACTCGGCGGTCTCATCCCTGCTCGGCGTGTGGGCCCTGTTCCTGGCATTCCTGTTCCTGCAGGTCGGAACCGGCCTCCAGCGGATCCTCCTGCCGATGCGGGCCGAGTCAGAGGGGTTCAGCGCCGGATCCATGGGCATGGTCATGGCCATCCACTTCGCCGGCTACCTGCTGGGCGCCAAGGGCATCATCAGGGCGCTGGCGTCGGTCGGACACATCCGGGTCTTCGCAGCCCTGGCATCTACCGCGTCGACCGCCGTGCTCGTCAACGCCGTTCTGGTGTTCCCCGCGTCCTGGGCCGCCGTGTACTTCGTGGGCGGAGTGTGCAACGCGGGTGTGCTCGTCATCCTGGAGAGTTGGCTCAACGATCGGGCCACCAACGAGACCCGGGGCAGCATCCTCGGCGCCTACATGATGATCATGATGGGTGGGACGGCCATCGGCCAGTTGCTCCTGAACGTCGGCTCTCCCGACGGCTTCGAGCTGTTCGTCCTGTCCTCGGTCCTGATCTCGCTGGCGGTGGTGCCGGTGACGCTCTCGGCGTCCACGGCCGCTCCCGTCCCGAGCAGCGACCCGATGCCCCTCCGGGAGCTCTACCGGACCATTCCGGCCGCAGTGGTGGGCATCATCCTGTGCTCGTTCGTCCAGGCGGCCTCCACCTCAATGGCTGCCGTGTTCGGTACGGAGTCGGGCCTGGGTGCCGGCCGCATCACGCTGTTCACCTCGGCTGCCGTCATCGGCGCCATCACCCTGCAGATCCCACTCGGACGCCTCTCTGACCGCTACCCGCGACGCGCCGTGATCATGGTCACGGCCGCCACGTCCTGCGGTCTGGCCGTCATCGGTGCCCTCATCTCGGCCTCCAGCGTCGCCATCATCGTCGTCAACATGGCGTTCGGTGCGTTCGTCTTCCCTCTGTACGGCCAGTTCGTGGCCCTCGCCAACGACTGGGTAACTCCCGAGAAGCGCGTGGCCGCCGCGTCGACCCTGGTGCTGGCGTCCAGCTTCGGCGCCATGGCCGCCCCCATGGGAATCGGCATGGCCCTCGAGGCCTTCGGACCCTCCGCCTACTTCTGGTCTCTGGCCGTCTGCCTGGCCGTCCTGACCGTCTACCTCGCCTACCGCGTGCGGGTCCGCCAGGCCGTACCGGTCGAACGCCAGTCCACCTTCCAGCCGATCCTGGCCCGGTCCGGCGAGATCGCCCACTCGGTGGGCAGGTGGGTCCTGCATCCCCTGGCCGGTTGGCAGCACCACCACCACCGGCACGAATGCGAGATCGACGAGCGGCACCCCAGCCACTGGACCTGGCCCAGCGACGGCGCCGGAGGCTGA
- a CDS encoding FAD-dependent oxidoreductase has protein sequence MRGNRVTVLRTGYNRPVERPPDRRVEALEALDGGVFDALVVGGGINGAVSALALASHGLRVALVERHDFASGTSQESSCMVWGGFKYLESRDLRLVAGLCDSRNRLAKAFPTRLLETRFLAALDHGAPFPPWFASLGAVAYWGLGRLATQPPRHRSAATIERLEPAVDTSMVRGGIEYSDFLLVDNDARFVSEMALQSTRHGAVIANRVEVLAASHATDGWRVSLRDVAGGRDLEATATMVVNAGGPYVPDVGRLTGTSTRHRLVFSKGIHLVVRRITDSGRILAFYDDHERLFYILPMGDRSVIGTTDTPVEDPAVAVTDEDRAFLLAQINERIDMPRPLGRGDVIAERCGVRSLVVAPEGSSKGRDWTELSREHAVEVHQGLGVVSILGGKLSDCLNVGEEVVDAARSCGLKPMTPPTRWYGEPGRTARRRFTERSAGLGMDPVVAATLWRRQGMRAFEALELVAEDRLMGDPMGGLVPLTEAEVRVMADHERITEPEDFLRRRTMLAQVEREADLAADGAVQRALGILGAASGHH, from the coding sequence ATGCGAGGCAACCGTGTGACAGTGCTGCGGACCGGCTACAACAGACCCGTGGAACGGCCACCGGATCGGCGCGTCGAGGCGCTCGAAGCCCTGGACGGAGGGGTATTCGATGCCCTGGTGGTGGGTGGCGGGATAAACGGCGCCGTCTCGGCCCTGGCTCTGGCATCCCACGGCCTGCGGGTCGCCCTCGTGGAGCGACACGACTTCGCCTCGGGCACCAGCCAGGAGTCCTCCTGCATGGTGTGGGGCGGCTTCAAATACCTGGAGAGCCGCGACCTGAGGCTGGTAGCCGGCCTGTGTGATTCCCGGAACCGGCTGGCGAAGGCGTTTCCGACCCGACTGCTCGAGACCCGGTTCCTGGCCGCCCTGGACCACGGCGCGCCGTTCCCGCCGTGGTTCGCCTCGCTTGGCGCCGTGGCGTACTGGGGACTGGGAAGGCTCGCCACCCAGCCGCCACGGCATCGGTCCGCTGCGACCATTGAGCGCCTCGAACCGGCTGTCGACACCTCGATGGTGCGGGGCGGTATCGAGTACTCGGATTTCTTGCTGGTCGACAACGACGCCCGGTTCGTCTCCGAGATGGCACTGCAGTCCACCCGCCACGGTGCGGTCATCGCCAACCGGGTGGAGGTGCTAGCCGCATCACATGCCACGGACGGCTGGCGGGTCAGCCTGCGGGACGTGGCGGGCGGCCGCGATCTGGAGGCCACCGCGACGATGGTCGTGAACGCCGGTGGGCCGTACGTCCCGGACGTGGGCCGCCTGACGGGCACGAGCACCCGGCACCGCCTGGTGTTCTCCAAGGGCATTCACCTGGTCGTACGCCGGATCACCGACTCCGGTCGGATCCTGGCCTTCTACGACGACCACGAGCGCCTGTTCTACATACTGCCGATGGGGGACCGGTCGGTCATTGGGACGACCGACACCCCGGTAGAGGATCCGGCCGTGGCGGTCACCGACGAGGACAGGGCGTTCCTGCTGGCCCAGATCAACGAGCGGATAGACATGCCCCGGCCCCTGGGAAGAGGTGATGTGATCGCGGAGCGCTGCGGGGTGCGCTCCCTGGTGGTGGCGCCTGAGGGCTCCTCGAAGGGGCGGGACTGGACCGAGCTGTCCAGGGAACATGCCGTGGAGGTCCACCAGGGGCTGGGCGTGGTCTCGATCCTGGGTGGCAAGCTCTCCGACTGCCTGAACGTGGGCGAAGAGGTGGTCGATGCCGCCCGGTCGTGTGGGCTGAAGCCGATGACGCCGCCCACACGCTGGTACGGGGAACCGGGACGGACTGCCCGGCGCCGCTTCACGGAGCGTTCGGCGGGCCTCGGCATGGATCCCGTGGTGGCTGCCACCCTGTGGCGTAGGCAGGGAATGCGTGCCTTCGAGGCCCTGGAGCTGGTGGCCGAGGACCGCTTGATGGGTGACCCGATGGGTGGCCTCGTGCCGCTCACCGAGGCTGAGGTGCGGGTGATGGCCGACCACGAGCGGATTACCGAACCCGAGGACTTCCTGAGGCGTCGCACGATGCTGGCCCAGGTGGAACGGGAGGCCGATCTCGCCGCCGACGGTGCCGTGCAGCGGGCCCTGGGGATCCTGGGGGCCGCCAGTGGTCACCACTAG
- a CDS encoding TauD/TfdA family dioxygenase, with the protein MTDSTTMGLRLRPLSGRIGVEVLDADLGLLLSDGTARREVHRAMLDHHVVVMRGLHPTPEEHIGLAGAFGDPVEPEAHLPRHPDHPLICRFDSAGGYKADKWHTDGTFRDVIPSAAVLCMRTSPGTGGDTMWTNCCAAYDDLSNGMKGLLDGRKALHEQTADAKAVHPVVVTHPETGRRLLFVNDIFTRGIINLPPEEGLAILPFLLRHVTRPEFTYRHTWAEGDVVAWDNRSTQHYALFDFDGQRVVERVHLAGGPMTA; encoded by the coding sequence ATGACCGACAGCACGACCATGGGCCTTCGACTCCGACCACTGTCGGGACGCATCGGCGTCGAGGTGCTGGATGCCGACCTGGGGCTCCTGCTGTCCGATGGCACGGCCCGGCGGGAAGTTCACCGGGCGATGCTCGACCACCACGTTGTCGTCATGAGGGGGCTCCACCCGACGCCCGAGGAGCACATCGGCCTGGCCGGAGCGTTCGGCGACCCGGTCGAACCGGAGGCTCACCTGCCGAGGCACCCCGACCATCCGTTGATCTGCCGGTTCGACAGCGCAGGCGGTTACAAGGCCGACAAGTGGCACACCGACGGGACCTTCCGAGACGTAATCCCCAGCGCCGCCGTTCTCTGCATGCGAACCTCGCCCGGGACCGGGGGAGACACGATGTGGACGAACTGCTGCGCGGCCTACGACGACCTCTCAAACGGCATGAAGGGCCTGTTGGACGGTCGGAAGGCCCTTCACGAACAGACAGCGGACGCCAAGGCCGTCCATCCGGTGGTCGTGACCCATCCGGAGACCGGCCGGCGGCTGCTCTTCGTGAACGACATCTTCACCCGGGGCATCATCAATCTGCCGCCCGAGGAAGGCCTGGCAATCCTCCCGTTCCTGCTCCGCCACGTGACTCGGCCGGAGTTCACCTACCGGCACACCTGGGCCGAGGGCGACGTGGTGGCCTGGGACAACCGCAGCACGCAGCACTATGCCCTGTTCGACTTCGACGGCCAGCGGGTCGTTGAGCGGGTCCACCTTGCCGGTGGACCGATGACCGCCTGA
- a CDS encoding thioesterase family protein, producing the protein MAASPEPLRIWRTVVPAEWIDYNGHLNEGFYGVAFGDASDALLDHLGFGPDYREAHGTFYTVETRIRFLREVEEGSEIHTETLLLGADEKRLHAHHALFSGEDPDPAATQETMMLHVTDGPDGPTVAPMAEPVLGRALSLAAAHSSTPFGDHVGRGVRTLG; encoded by the coding sequence ATGGCAGCATCCCCCGAGCCGCTCCGGATCTGGCGAACCGTCGTACCGGCCGAGTGGATCGACTACAACGGGCACCTGAACGAAGGCTTCTACGGCGTAGCGTTCGGCGACGCCTCCGACGCCCTGCTTGACCACCTCGGGTTCGGTCCTGACTACCGGGAGGCCCACGGGACCTTCTACACCGTGGAGACCCGTATCCGCTTCCTCCGCGAGGTGGAGGAAGGCTCCGAGATCCACACGGAGACACTTCTGCTGGGCGCGGACGAGAAGCGCCTCCACGCACACCACGCCCTGTTCTCCGGTGAGGATCCCGATCCGGCGGCCACCCAGGAGACCATGATGCTCCACGTGACCGACGGTCCCGACGGCCCCACGGTGGCACCCATGGCCGAACCGGTGCTGGGCAGGGCCCTGAGCCTGGCGGCCGCCCACTCTTCGACCCCATTCGGTGACCATGTGGGTCGGGGCGTCAGGACCCTGGGGTGA
- a CDS encoding MarR family transcriptional regulator: protein MPTATLGLLLTRLGRLNEQFLADHHRRHSCTSAEAVVLMLLANNDAEAVSPTFIREWIVQTSGGLTATLRRLERRGWIKRLPDPADGRGLLVALTEAGSAAHDLQFDDLVDRYNLVFADIDDDAGLAAVRGLMRGYERLQGIASSAWWRHHSDRHAPGPGSTRP, encoded by the coding sequence ATGCCGACGGCGACCCTCGGGCTCCTCCTGACCCGCCTCGGGCGGCTGAACGAGCAGTTCCTGGCCGACCACCACCGACGACACTCCTGCACGTCGGCCGAGGCGGTGGTGCTGATGCTGCTGGCGAACAACGACGCCGAGGCAGTCAGCCCGACGTTCATTAGGGAGTGGATCGTCCAGACCTCGGGTGGTCTCACCGCCACCCTGCGACGACTCGAGCGGCGCGGCTGGATCAAGCGCCTACCGGACCCGGCCGACGGTCGTGGTCTCCTGGTCGCCCTCACGGAGGCAGGATCCGCCGCACACGACCTCCAGTTCGACGACCTCGTCGACCGTTACAACCTGGTATTCGCCGACATCGACGACGACGCCGGCCTGGCCGCCGTACGGGGCCTCATGCGGGGTTACGAGCGACTGCAGGGCATCGCGTCGAGCGCCTGGTGGAGGCACCATTCAGATCGGCACGCGCCAGGACCGGGGAGTACACGCCCATGA